The sequence GTAAGCGTCTCTTTTTCAATCTTAATTGACTCTACAATAAAATGGGATTAAGTGTTAACATGGTTCGTAGTAATAAATATCCCATTAAAGGAATTATATAACATATATTCAACAATTAAAGGGATCTACACATGTTGATCAGAGATTGCGGACAGTATAAAATTCAAGAAATCGAGAAAATTAGGTAATTTTCGAATAGAACATTGAATTGATTAAGGAGGTAAATGCATTGTCAAGATTTCCGAAGATGGTGGAAGCAGTTTTACAAGATTACTTAGCCTTATGTAATAAATATCTACCAAGAACGATTGAAGGCTTGTATTTACATGGGTCCATCGTTCTGGATGCGTACGTAAATAATTCAAGTGATATTGACTTTATCTCGGTTACACGCCGTCGAATGACAGAAAAGGATTCTGATATCTTAACTCTAATACATAAAGAATTAGCTCTGAAATATCCTAAACCGGAAATGGATGGAGTGTATATCATTCAGGAAGATATATGCAATATAGACGAAAAGCAAGACTATGCTTACTACAATAATGGTGTATTGAATTTTGGTGAGTATTTTAATTTTAATCCAATCACTTGGTATTTGTTTAAGCATAAGGGTATTAGCGTCATTGGCCCAGACACTACTTCTTTTAAGGTAGACATTTCATCACAACAAATATATTCTTACGTTCTTACCAACATGAATACCTACTGGGCAGAAAGGGTGCATGTGATGGAAAATTCGATTAAAGAGTTAAAGAGATTCCGATCTGACATGATAGATGATGAAATAGAATGGTCCGTACTTGGATTGCTCCGTCAATACTACACGTTAAGTGAATACGACATTATCTCCAAGCAAAATGCGGGTGAATATGGATTGCAGCATCTTCCTGAAGAATGGCACAGCATTATAAAGGAAGCAATGAATATCCGTAGTGGATTGAAGGTGAGCCTATTTAATACGGAACACGAGCGTATCCATAAAACAATAAAATTTTTAAAGTATTTAATTTCTCACTGTAATGAAATGAAAAATAGTCAAAGTGTTAAAAATGTCTGATGGATTAATAATGATCAATTATAGGTCCATTTGTGATAATACATAAATTTCAACCTATTTCAAGATGTTTGCACTTCCTTCTTGTTAGAGGATATTTAGATTAGATATAATAAGCGATTGCCATTCAGGTAATCGTTCTTTTTCTTGGTGTTACTTCTTTATTTCTTTTGGGTGAGTATTTTCATTCATCTTTTAATCAGACATAAGGTTCCACTCCTCTAAATCAGGGTAAAGATACCGTATACATATTAAAAGGAGGAATCGGTGTGAAACAAGCCATGCTAATCGTAAACCCCTCTTCTGGAAAGGAAAAAGGGCAGGAATATCGTGATTATGCTCTTGAGACCATTAATGAAATGGGATATAAAACAGAGGTTCGCATGACAGAAGGGGAAGGGGATGCAATGGATTTCGCCAGGGAAGCTTGTGAAAGAAAGTTTGATTTTATCGCAGCCATGGGTGGTGATGGAACAATCAATGAAGCTATTAATGGAATAGCTGAGCAGGATCAACGTCCTCTATTTGGTCTGATTCCGCTCGGAACAGTCAACGATTTCGCACGAGCTTTAAATATTCCTATGGACCCTGAAGAGGCCATCGACATATTCAAGCAAAATCATGTACAGAAGACCGATGTTGGAAAAATCAATGACAGATATTTCATCAATATTATCGCAGTCGGCGCTTTGGCAGAAGCATCGTTCTCAACATCCATCGAACAGAAGTCGAAGCTCGGTCCTCTTGCATATATAATAGAGGGAATGAAGAAAATGAAGGAGAAGCAGCCGTTCGAGCTCAAGGTCCATTCCGACCATGACTGGGAAGGGGACGCGCTCCTCATGCTTGTTGCCCTGACAAACTCTGTCGGAGGTATGGAAACCATTGCACCCGAGGCCAAAGTGAATGACGGTAAGCTACATGTCTTTATCATCAAAGACATGGCCCTGCCACATTTTCTATTGCTACTGCCAAAGATCCTTTCAGGAGAACTCGCAGAAAGCGAACACGTCCATTATATGAAAGTCACAAACCTGGAAGCATCATCCACCTATGAGATGATTGCCAATATCGATGGAGACGAGGGAGATAAACTACCAATCACCGTTGAAAATCTAAAGCAGCATCTAGACATACTTGTTCCACTAACAGACTAGGAGGAATGTAAAATGAAATTAGAAATAACACAACCTGCTATAGAAAAACTAAACCAAATCCCTGATGGCAAAATGATTCAGCTATCACTTGACCGGGGAAGCTGCGATATAGTAAATAATCTTTATGAAATAAAAGTGATAGATAATAGAGAACCTCATTCATCTGAGAAAATCATCCAATCTGATCATTTTGATTTCATCGTCGACGATGACTTTGAAGATACCTATGAACACGAACTCACGATTGATTTTAAAGATAATTTCTTCGTGTTTAAAAATAAGAATCAGACGTTTAATAATCGTATCGGGCTCCGCTACGCATAAAGAGGGCGGAGAAGACTATCTTTTTTTAAATGGTACGTTGTATAGTAATTCTATCCTTTATGTGTTACCATTACTTCTTACAGTAAACAAAGGACGTGACCATTCATGATAAAAATTCAGATCCCACAAGCGGATATCTCCATAACGGAACGCAAACAATCAAGAGACTCAGAAGAACCAAAGATCAAGAGCATCCAAGGCTTCATCGATCTCCACGAAATCCCAAGAGATAAAGGCGGCATCATCTTATTTTACAACATCAACGACGAACTTCTCTTCGTTGGTAAAGCACGAAAGCTAAGACAAAGAGTCAAGAAGCATCTTGAAGATACCGTTTCACCACTACGTAACCACAGAGGTGAAATCTACCGAATCGATGTGGCCATTGTAGAAGACGCTATGGATCGTGACATCTACGAAACGTACATCATCAATAAGCTACAAGCTAAATATAATGTAGATAAAGTATTCTACAAATAAATCTAAAGAAGGTGCCAGAGTCCGATTATGGACTCTGGCACCTTTATTGTTTATCATTAATAAATTTCAACTCTAAACAGCATATTCCGGATTCCACCTCACTAACAACTCTTCCCGAACTCCAAAATACGTCGTATCTGTCAGGTCCGTCACCCCATAAGACACCACACAGTCATTATCAGACCAAGTGATGTTGATCGCCACTATGACAGAATTTCTCTTCATTCCAGCAATCTCAATATCCACCTGCTGATTCAGCTCAAATAATGTTTTAAAGCTAATCTCTTCTCGTTGAACCGAGGGTGGGGAAGGTGCATCCTCAATATTTACATACTTCTTATGCCGGTCAACAATGTCATAGGTAATGAATGATTTCCCTGGCCTGATCCAGTAGATAACTTGAGTCACTTGTCCTGCTTTTAACGATGTTCCTTTAAAAGCCTCGTGAAATAGATCTTCATATTCAATGACCTCATTCAATTTAATGGGATTGATGGTTCCGTTCACTGGTGTACCTCCTTAGCGTTGGTCTATAAAAGGTTATAATTATACTTATTGGAGGAGGATATTTGGTAGAACAAATTGTTGTGGAAGTGAAGAGTGAAGAAGTAAGGAATTATTTGAGTTAGCAAGGACTAGCTCTTTTTTCGTTGGCCTATATGCCTGAAAATAATCATTTCACATTTTGCAAATTGAATCAGCAGACAACTTCTTTAAGCATATACATCAATAGTAAAGAATCCATTTCCTCATTGATCGGAGGCAACAGTGTGACGATACAATCTTTGATGAACTATAACCTTGAAGGAGGAGCCTATGTCTAAACAAGAAACGATAATCGTCTTGAACCGTCTCATGAAGTTTATTGAAAGCCTCCCTTCTAATCTTTACGATACGTTTATCAACGGTGGAGGGAAAATTCAATTCATCGAAGCCAAGCCGAAAAGCCACCTCCAATTTGAAAAGCTCAGGGACAAAATCCAAAAAGAAGCGGAGAAGGAAGAAGATGTTGAGTCACTTTTAAAGAGATATTCAAAGAAAGATCTCCTCTCATTCTGTGAATACATCAATATCACAACAGGAAATCGAGATACCAAAGAAATCCTTTACAAGAAGATTTCCTGTTTCTTTTCCATGAAGCAGAGAAGAGTTCATGAAATAGACCGATTAGAAAAGATAGCTTCCACACTTCGAGAATTTGAGAATGTTGAAGAAGCCAGAAAGTATTTACGTGGAGAAGAAACAGTAAAGAGAAAAACAGATTTAGTGAAGCTTGCTAAGTATTTGGAGGTCCACGTTACGCAGAGGCAGACAAAGCAGGAGGTATTTGATCGGATTGTTGAATCGGTTGTGGGTTCCAAGGTGAAGGGGAAGGCAATAAGGTAAAGAGTATGAAGGAGAGTGATACTTCAAGATACAATCGTTCCCTTTCTATCTGGCATCAACAAAAATATGTGGAAAAAGGGTTTCTTTGTAAATTTTAAATAAATGGCAAAAAGGATAATGTTACCGCTATATGGAATTTAATGACGAACTATAACAAAAAAGTACCCCCAGAAAAGTGGGGGTACCTTCCTATTTAATCTTTCTAACAAATCGGACTGCCTAATTCGTTAAAGCCTTCAAATAAATCTTTTAGATCTTCTACTTCTTGCGAGACAGTAGGGTCAATGCTTTGTACTAGAGCTATGACTTCGTCAACAGTGTACGGGTAATTAATATTTGGATTAGCAGCATTGAGAAGGGCGGCTACAGATTGACGACCTAATGCATCCAGTCCTCCTCCCCCTTCATTTAGTGCTTCGAATAAGGTTCTGTCTAGAACAAAGAAATCAACACCGAAAACAGTATCATAATCCTGGTCTGGCGTAAAACCTACCCAAAGGTCTACATTATCTTCGTTCCCCCAAAACCCAGGTGAACATCCTTGAAATAATCCCATATTTCATTCCTCCTTATTTTTGATTCCTTATATATATATTAAACATTCAAAGTTATGGACTAGTTGTATGACTTAAATTAAGTCCCATTTTATTCCATTCAATGAGAAATTGGTTAATTTCCTATGCTTTGGGATAAGCGTACAAGAAGAATAGAGTAGGGAACATATAATATAAAGTAGAGGTGAATAGCAGGATAAAGGAGTAATTATTATGAAAGTGTCAACGGGAAAGTACACAAAATATACCATCATGAAGAAAGACCCAGCCCTGGCTCCATATTTACCCGAAACAGAGATGCTGACCTTCGAGTCTTTTTCAAATTCACTAGATGAGTTTGGGGCTGTTATTGTCAAGCCCACCGCTGGTTTACGCGGGATTGGGGTTATTCAGATCCGTTCCATCGAGGGTCACATATTCGAAATCCATTCTAAATCAACAAAAACAGAAATCGTCGGGAAAGTTCGGGCATTTAACTATCTGAAGGAGAATCATTTGAGCAGGAAGAAAAAATACATTGTTCAACAGAGAATTCCATTAGCTTTGATTAAGGGGTGTCCATTTGATACTCGTGTAATGGTTCAGCGAAAAAGGAATTCGTCCCAATGGAAGGTAACAGGGGTACTTGTGAAAGTGGCAGCAAAGGGATTTATTGCGACGAATTATGCCAGGGGAGTGATGACCCTGGAAGAAGCAATTGAACACTCAACACTTACAAACAAAGACACCGAAAAAGTGTTGAGTGAACTTAAAGAAGTAGCCCTCAATACTGCCATAGCCTTACAGGACCTTTACCCTACAAGACGAAGAATAGGTCTTGATATCGGGATCACTGACGATGGACAAATCTATATTATCGAAGCCAACCTCACCCCGACGATTTCTATGTTCAATCTTTTGAAGGATAAATCCATGCTGGAGGAAATCATAAAATACAGAAGAGGATAGACCTCTTTACACGATACGGGATCGCGCTATTATGATTGAATGTATCTCATATTAGCACGATCCATTCTTTCCATCATTTGTATTCATTCAAAGGCCTGTGCCTATACGTTTACGAAAAGAATGCATATATTTATGAAAAAGGTCCCGTGAACTTTGCTTTGGAGGTGTGGTAATGGATGAACAACCGATTGGAATCTTGTTATCTACAAAACAATGGAATAATATAATTCGACACCATAAAGAAGAGTCTTACTGCCTTCACTATGTGCAAAAGGCAGAAGAATTAGGAAAAAATGTTGTATTCTTTACCCTTGATCACCTGTCATTGCGGAATGATCAAGTAAAAAGCTTTGAATACAGGAATGGGCAACTAATAGAGAGAGGAACCATGAAGATCCCTCAAGTCATCTATAATCCAACAAAATACAATAAAAAGAAAAGTATTAAAAAGCTGAGAGAACTTATCCAAACGAATAAGGTTAAAATCATCAATGAACATCATGTGATCAGACAAAAACGCCTTCTAAAAATCATTGAATCAAATCCGTCATTAACGGGGATATCCAATAAAGAGGTAGGTAGCAACCCTCCCTTTATCTTAAAGATCGTTTGTCAAAAAGGGAAGGACCATAACTGGAGAACTCCCTTTCATTATGTAAAGGATATGGATGGTGATCTTTATACTCTGGAAGAACTCCATTCCATTACAGGATCATTTTCTTTATCCTCTATTAAGGAGCAAGTTAAGGATATCAGTCACTCTATATTAGACCTCATACAGTATTATTATCCTGGTATTTATGAACTTGGACTTCAATTCAGGATGAATATGGAAGGGCACCTGAAAATAGATTCAACCGATACCATCCACTCCACCATGAAAGACCTTCAGTTTTGGAAGCCGGAAATATGTAAGGAGATTGTGGAATATCCTTTGGAATTAGCCCACTTCTATCAGCAACATTCTGACGTCATGAATCCGGTTGCCCTAATAAAAACGGATAGCACCATGAAGCAATTTGAACAAAAAAAGGGGGAGGGCAATGAAGTCATTTGGGTGAAATTCATAGATATTGATGAAGAGTCCCCGGTGATCAAACTCCCCCAACATTTATTTCATACTGATTTCGGAGGATTGACAGTTTTAAAGTTCGGTGTCAATGAAGAAACGTTCAAATTGATCCCTTATGATGATCTCACTATGATTCGAGAGAATACGTACAACAATCCGATTGAGTTATTCATATCCAGCAATCTGATCAGGAAATTGCACATAC is a genomic window of Rossellomorea sp. y25 containing:
- a CDS encoding nucleotide excision repair endonuclease translates to MIKIQIPQADISITERKQSRDSEEPKIKSIQGFIDLHEIPRDKGGIILFYNINDELLFVGKARKLRQRVKKHLEDTVSPLRNHRGEIYRIDVAIVEDAMDRDIYETYIINKLQAKYNVDKVFYK
- a CDS encoding aminoglycoside adenylyltransferase domain-containing protein, encoding MSRFPKMVEAVLQDYLALCNKYLPRTIEGLYLHGSIVLDAYVNNSSDIDFISVTRRRMTEKDSDILTLIHKELALKYPKPEMDGVYIIQEDICNIDEKQDYAYYNNGVLNFGEYFNFNPITWYLFKHKGISVIGPDTTSFKVDISSQQIYSYVLTNMNTYWAERVHVMENSIKELKRFRSDMIDDEIEWSVLGLLRQYYTLSEYDIISKQNAGEYGLQHLPEEWHSIIKEAMNIRSGLKVSLFNTEHERIHKTIKFLKYLISHCNEMKNSQSVKNV
- a CDS encoding iron-sulfur cluster biosynthesis family protein; protein product: MKLEITQPAIEKLNQIPDGKMIQLSLDRGSCDIVNNLYEIKVIDNREPHSSEKIIQSDHFDFIVDDDFEDTYEHELTIDFKDNFFVFKNKNQTFNNRIGLRYA
- a CDS encoding YheC/YheD family protein, with protein sequence MKVSTGKYTKYTIMKKDPALAPYLPETEMLTFESFSNSLDEFGAVIVKPTAGLRGIGVIQIRSIEGHIFEIHSKSTKTEIVGKVRAFNYLKENHLSRKKKYIVQQRIPLALIKGCPFDTRVMVQRKRNSSQWKVTGVLVKVAAKGFIATNYARGVMTLEEAIEHSTLTNKDTEKVLSELKEVALNTAIALQDLYPTRRRIGLDIGITDDGQIYIIEANLTPTISMFNLLKDKSMLEEIIKYRRG
- a CDS encoding YegS/Rv2252/BmrU family lipid kinase, whose amino-acid sequence is MKQAMLIVNPSSGKEKGQEYRDYALETINEMGYKTEVRMTEGEGDAMDFAREACERKFDFIAAMGGDGTINEAINGIAEQDQRPLFGLIPLGTVNDFARALNIPMDPEEAIDIFKQNHVQKTDVGKINDRYFINIIAVGALAEASFSTSIEQKSKLGPLAYIIEGMKKMKEKQPFELKVHSDHDWEGDALLMLVALTNSVGGMETIAPEAKVNDGKLHVFIIKDMALPHFLLLLPKILSGELAESEHVHYMKVTNLEASSTYEMIANIDGDEGDKLPITVENLKQHLDILVPLTD